Proteins from a genomic interval of Oncorhynchus kisutch isolate 150728-3 linkage group LG28, Okis_V2, whole genome shotgun sequence:
- the LOC109873007 gene encoding serine/threonine-protein kinase MARK2-like isoform X9, with protein sequence MSTRTPLLTIEHSSNQSHSESKAGGRPNMPRCRNSVATTPDEQPHIGNYRLLKTIGKGNFAKVKLARHVLTGKEVAVKIIDKTQLNSSSLQKLFREVRIMKLLNHPNIVKLFEVIETEKTLYLIMEYASGGEVFDYLVAHGRMKEKEARAKFRQIVSAVQYCHQKCIVHRDLKAENLLLDADMNIKIADFGFSNEFTMGNKLDTFCGSPPYAAPELFQGKKYDGPEVDVWSLGVILYTLVSGSLPFDGQNLKELRERVLRGKYRIPFYMSTDCENLLKKFLILNPTKRGSLEQQIMKDRWMNVGHEDEELKPFIEPQPDYKDPKRTGQHPDRAGGWKRDIMLQMGYSAEEIQDSLVNQKYNDVMATYLLLDYRNSEMDECISLSMKPRPGSDLTNSNAQSPSHKVQRSTSSNQKPRRATDAGSSASKRSQGDNKHTAEDYGRKGSGTGSSTKVPPSPLAAADRKRSTPTPSTNSILSTGTSRSRNSPVPERATLGVQNGMDSLTTPGSRASTASAAAVLSSSSRPRHHKSLSTSAHPTPSDIHAHRPSTAPLRVPVASPSAHNVSSSTTTERSNFPRNVATRSTFSAGQQRATRDQHASTYNGPPASPSLSYGNSQARRAGGTGIFSKFTSKFVRRNLSFRFPRRPMLTTAEKLEKGTLGSAGDENKDSLSSTSTVPSTTTPGLTSKDNKPRSLRFTWSMKTTSSMEPNEMMKEIRKVLDSNSCEYELRERYMLLCVSGNPARDDFVEWEMEVCKLPRLSLNGVRFKRISGTSIAFKNIASKVANELKL encoded by the exons ATGTCAACCCGGACGCCATTATTAACAATTGAACATTCGTCAAACCAG TCTCACTCAGAGTCCAAGGCAGGCGGGCGTCCTAATATGCCGCGGTGCCGGAATTCTGTCGCCACGACGCCAGACGAGCAGCCACACATTGGCAACTACCGGCTGCTGAAAACCATCGGCAAGGGCAACTTTGCCAAGGTCAAACTGGCTCGTCATGTCCTCACAGGGAAAGAG GTGGCTGTGAAAATCATAGACAAAACGCAGCTCAACTCTTCCAGTCTCCAAAAG CTGTTTCGTGAAGTGAGGATCATGAAGCTGCTCAATCACCCAAATATCG TTAAGTTATTTGAAGTTATTGAGACAGAGAAGACGCTGTACTTGATCATGGAGTATGCCAGTGGAG GTGAGGTGTTTGATTACCTTGTTGCTCACGGgagaatgaaagagaaagaggcCAGAGCCAAATTTAGACAG ATCGTGTCAGCGGTACAGTACTGCCACCAGAAGTGCATCGTACACAGAGACCTGAAG GCAGAGAATCTACTCCTAGATGCTGACATGAACATCAAGATCGCAGACTTTGGTTTCAGCAATGAGTTCACCATGGGGAACAAGCTGGACACGTTCTGTGGCTCTCCTCCGTACGCCGCCCCGGAGCTGTTCCAGGGGAAGAAATATGACGGCCCCGAGGTGGACGTCTGGAGCCTGGGGGTCATCCTCTACACACTGGTCAGCGGATCTCTGCCTTTCGACGGACAGAACCTAAAG GAGCTGCGCGAACGGGTTCTGCGGGGGAAGTATAGGATTCCCTTCTACATGTCCACAGACTGCGAGAACCTGCTCAAGAAGTTCCTCATTCTCAACCCAACCAAGAGGGGCAGCCTGGAG CAGCAGATCATGAAGGACCGCTGGATGAACGTAGGCCATGAGGACGAGGAGCTGAAGCCCTTCATCGAGCCCCAGCCAGACTACAAGGACCCCAAGAGGACAGGTCAGCACCCCGACCGAGCGGGGGGGTGGAAGAGAG ATATCATGTTGCAGATGGGCTACTCTGCGGAGGAGATCCAGGACTCGCTCGTCAACCAAAAATACAATGACGTCATGGCCACATATCTATTACTGGATTACAGGAACTCTGAG atGGACGAATGCATCAGCCTATCAATGAAACCCCGCCCAGGAAGTGACCTCACAAACAGCAATGCCCAATCCCCTTCTCACAAGGTACAGCGCAGTACCTCATCCAATCAGAAGCCCCGGAGAGCAACAGATGCAG GTTCTTCAGCTTCTAAGCGTTCCCAGGGCGACAACAAGCACACAGCAGAGGATTATGGGAGGAAAGGTTCTGGCACTGGCAGCTCCACTAAAGTCCCTCCCAGTCCCTTAGCTGCAGCAGATCGTAAGAGGAGCACCCCAACCCCCTCCACC AACAGCATCCTGTCCACTGGTACGAGTCGCAGTCGAAACTCGCCAGTCCCTGAGAGAGCCACACTTGGGGTCCAGAACGgaatggacag CCTAACCACCCCAGGGTCCCGCGCGTCCACAGCCTCGGCAGCCGCagttctctcttcctcctcccgccCCCGACACCACAAGTCCCTGTCCACCTCTGCCCATCCCACCCCCTCAGACATCCACGCACACCGGCCCAG CACTGCCCCTCTGAGAGTACCAGTGGCGTCTCCCTCTGCTCACAACGTCAGCAGTTCCACGACGACTGAGCGATCCAACTTCCCCAGAAATGTGGCCACCAGAAGCACTTTCAGTGCTGGGCAGCAGAGGGCGACACGGGACCAGCATGCCTCCACCTACAATGGTCCCCCAGCATCCCCCTCCCTTTCCTATGGGAACAGCCAGGCCCGAAGAGCTGGGGGCACTGGTATCTTCAGCAAGTTCACCTCTAAATTTGTGCGCAG AAATCTCTCATTCAGATTCCCCAGAAG ACCCATGTTGACCACTGCTGAGAAGTTGGAGAAGGGCACCCTGGGCTCTGCAGGAGACGAGAACAAAGACTCCCTGTCCTCCACCTCTACGGTGCCCAGCACCACGACCCCGGGCCTGACCTCCAAGGACAACAAGCCCCGCTCGCTGCGCTTCACCTGGAGCATGAAAACCACCTCCTCCATGGAGCCCAACGAGATGATGAAGGAGATCCGGAAGGTTCTGGACTCCAACAGCTGCGAGTATGAGCTGCGAGAGCGCTAcatgctgctgtgtgtgtctgggaaTCCCGCCCGTGACGACTTTGTCGAGTGGGAGATGGAGGTGTGCAAGCTGCCCCGCCTCTCCCTTAACGGGGTTCGCTTTAAGCGCATTTCTGGCACATCCATCGCCTTCAAGAACATCGCCTCCAAGGTTGCCAATGAGCTCAAACTGTGA
- the LOC109873007 gene encoding serine/threonine-protein kinase MARK2-like isoform X5 — MSTRTPLLTIEHSSNQSHSESKAGGRPNMPRCRNSVATTPDEQPHIGNYRLLKTIGKGNFAKVKLARHVLTGKEVAVKIIDKTQLNSSSLQKLFREVRIMKLLNHPNIVKLFEVIETEKTLYLIMEYASGGEVFDYLVAHGRMKEKEARAKFRQIVSAVQYCHQKCIVHRDLKAENLLLDADMNIKIADFGFSNEFTMGNKLDTFCGSPPYAAPELFQGKKYDGPEVDVWSLGVILYTLVSGSLPFDGQNLKELRERVLRGKYRIPFYMSTDCENLLKKFLILNPTKRGSLEQQIMKDRWMNVGHEDEELKPFIEPQPDYKDPKRTGQHPDRAGGWKRDIMLQMGYSAEEIQDSLVNQKYNDVMATYLLLDYRNSEMDECISLSMKPRPGSDLTNSNAQSPSHKVQRSTSSNQKPRRATDAGSSASKRSQGDNKHTAEDYGRKGSGTGSSTKVPPSPLAAADRKRSTPTPSTNSILSTGTSRSRNSPVPERATLGVQNGMDSLTTPGSRASTASAAAVLSSSSRPRHHKSLSTSAHPTPSDIHAHRPSTAPLRVPVASPSAHNVSSSTTTERSNFPRNVATRSTFSAGQQRATRDQHASTYNGPPASPSLSYGNSQARRAGGTGIFSKFTSKFVRRSPYEGEGRDEANRPMLTTAEKLEKGTLGSAGDENKDSLSSTSTVPSTTTPGLTSKDNKPRSLRFTWSMKTTSSMEPNEMMKEIRKVLDSNSCEYELRERYMLLCVSGNPARDDFVEWEMEVCKLPRLSLNGVRFKRISGTSIAFKNIASKVANELKL, encoded by the exons ATGTCAACCCGGACGCCATTATTAACAATTGAACATTCGTCAAACCAG TCTCACTCAGAGTCCAAGGCAGGCGGGCGTCCTAATATGCCGCGGTGCCGGAATTCTGTCGCCACGACGCCAGACGAGCAGCCACACATTGGCAACTACCGGCTGCTGAAAACCATCGGCAAGGGCAACTTTGCCAAGGTCAAACTGGCTCGTCATGTCCTCACAGGGAAAGAG GTGGCTGTGAAAATCATAGACAAAACGCAGCTCAACTCTTCCAGTCTCCAAAAG CTGTTTCGTGAAGTGAGGATCATGAAGCTGCTCAATCACCCAAATATCG TTAAGTTATTTGAAGTTATTGAGACAGAGAAGACGCTGTACTTGATCATGGAGTATGCCAGTGGAG GTGAGGTGTTTGATTACCTTGTTGCTCACGGgagaatgaaagagaaagaggcCAGAGCCAAATTTAGACAG ATCGTGTCAGCGGTACAGTACTGCCACCAGAAGTGCATCGTACACAGAGACCTGAAG GCAGAGAATCTACTCCTAGATGCTGACATGAACATCAAGATCGCAGACTTTGGTTTCAGCAATGAGTTCACCATGGGGAACAAGCTGGACACGTTCTGTGGCTCTCCTCCGTACGCCGCCCCGGAGCTGTTCCAGGGGAAGAAATATGACGGCCCCGAGGTGGACGTCTGGAGCCTGGGGGTCATCCTCTACACACTGGTCAGCGGATCTCTGCCTTTCGACGGACAGAACCTAAAG GAGCTGCGCGAACGGGTTCTGCGGGGGAAGTATAGGATTCCCTTCTACATGTCCACAGACTGCGAGAACCTGCTCAAGAAGTTCCTCATTCTCAACCCAACCAAGAGGGGCAGCCTGGAG CAGCAGATCATGAAGGACCGCTGGATGAACGTAGGCCATGAGGACGAGGAGCTGAAGCCCTTCATCGAGCCCCAGCCAGACTACAAGGACCCCAAGAGGACAGGTCAGCACCCCGACCGAGCGGGGGGGTGGAAGAGAG ATATCATGTTGCAGATGGGCTACTCTGCGGAGGAGATCCAGGACTCGCTCGTCAACCAAAAATACAATGACGTCATGGCCACATATCTATTACTGGATTACAGGAACTCTGAG atGGACGAATGCATCAGCCTATCAATGAAACCCCGCCCAGGAAGTGACCTCACAAACAGCAATGCCCAATCCCCTTCTCACAAGGTACAGCGCAGTACCTCATCCAATCAGAAGCCCCGGAGAGCAACAGATGCAG GTTCTTCAGCTTCTAAGCGTTCCCAGGGCGACAACAAGCACACAGCAGAGGATTATGGGAGGAAAGGTTCTGGCACTGGCAGCTCCACTAAAGTCCCTCCCAGTCCCTTAGCTGCAGCAGATCGTAAGAGGAGCACCCCAACCCCCTCCACC AACAGCATCCTGTCCACTGGTACGAGTCGCAGTCGAAACTCGCCAGTCCCTGAGAGAGCCACACTTGGGGTCCAGAACGgaatggacag CCTAACCACCCCAGGGTCCCGCGCGTCCACAGCCTCGGCAGCCGCagttctctcttcctcctcccgccCCCGACACCACAAGTCCCTGTCCACCTCTGCCCATCCCACCCCCTCAGACATCCACGCACACCGGCCCAG CACTGCCCCTCTGAGAGTACCAGTGGCGTCTCCCTCTGCTCACAACGTCAGCAGTTCCACGACGACTGAGCGATCCAACTTCCCCAGAAATGTGGCCACCAGAAGCACTTTCAGTGCTGGGCAGCAGAGGGCGACACGGGACCAGCATGCCTCCACCTACAATGGTCCCCCAGCATCCCCCTCCCTTTCCTATGGGAACAGCCAGGCCCGAAGAGCTGGGGGCACTGGTATCTTCAGCAAGTTCACCTCTAAATTTGTGCGCAG GAGCCCGTATGAGGGAGAGGGTCGAGATGAGGCCAACAG ACCCATGTTGACCACTGCTGAGAAGTTGGAGAAGGGCACCCTGGGCTCTGCAGGAGACGAGAACAAAGACTCCCTGTCCTCCACCTCTACGGTGCCCAGCACCACGACCCCGGGCCTGACCTCCAAGGACAACAAGCCCCGCTCGCTGCGCTTCACCTGGAGCATGAAAACCACCTCCTCCATGGAGCCCAACGAGATGATGAAGGAGATCCGGAAGGTTCTGGACTCCAACAGCTGCGAGTATGAGCTGCGAGAGCGCTAcatgctgctgtgtgtgtctgggaaTCCCGCCCGTGACGACTTTGTCGAGTGGGAGATGGAGGTGTGCAAGCTGCCCCGCCTCTCCCTTAACGGGGTTCGCTTTAAGCGCATTTCTGGCACATCCATCGCCTTCAAGAACATCGCCTCCAAGGTTGCCAATGAGCTCAAACTGTGA
- the LOC109873007 gene encoding serine/threonine-protein kinase MARK2-like isoform X6, producing the protein MSTRTPLLTIEHSSNQSHSESKAGGRPNMPRCRNSVATTPDEQPHIGNYRLLKTIGKGNFAKVKLARHVLTGKEVAVKIIDKTQLNSSSLQKLFREVRIMKLLNHPNIVKLFEVIETEKTLYLIMEYASGGEVFDYLVAHGRMKEKEARAKFRQIVSAVQYCHQKCIVHRDLKAENLLLDADMNIKIADFGFSNEFTMGNKLDTFCGSPPYAAPELFQGKKYDGPEVDVWSLGVILYTLVSGSLPFDGQNLKELRERVLRGKYRIPFYMSTDCENLLKKFLILNPTKRGSLEQQIMKDRWMNVGHEDEELKPFIEPQPDYKDPKRTGQHPDRAGGWKRDIMLQMGYSAEEIQDSLVNQKYNDVMATYLLLDYRNSEMDECISLSMKPRPGSDLTNSNAQSPSHKVQRSTSSNQKPRRATDAGSSASKRSQGDNKHTAEDYGRKGSGTGSSTKVPPSPLAAADRKRSTPTPSTNSILSTGTSRSRNSPVPERATLGVQNGMDSLTTPGSRASTASAAAVLSSSSRPRHHKSLSTSAHPTPSDIHAHRPSTAPLRVPVASPSAHNVSSSTTTERSNFPRNVATRSTFSAGQQRATRDQHASTYNGPPASPSLSYGNSQARRAGGTGIFSKFTSKFVRSPYEGEGRDEANRPMLTTAEKLEKGTLGSAGDENKDSLSSTSTVPSTTTPGLTSKDNKPRSLRFTWSMKTTSSMEPNEMMKEIRKVLDSNSCEYELRERYMLLCVSGNPARDDFVEWEMEVCKLPRLSLNGVRFKRISGTSIAFKNIASKVANELKL; encoded by the exons ATGTCAACCCGGACGCCATTATTAACAATTGAACATTCGTCAAACCAG TCTCACTCAGAGTCCAAGGCAGGCGGGCGTCCTAATATGCCGCGGTGCCGGAATTCTGTCGCCACGACGCCAGACGAGCAGCCACACATTGGCAACTACCGGCTGCTGAAAACCATCGGCAAGGGCAACTTTGCCAAGGTCAAACTGGCTCGTCATGTCCTCACAGGGAAAGAG GTGGCTGTGAAAATCATAGACAAAACGCAGCTCAACTCTTCCAGTCTCCAAAAG CTGTTTCGTGAAGTGAGGATCATGAAGCTGCTCAATCACCCAAATATCG TTAAGTTATTTGAAGTTATTGAGACAGAGAAGACGCTGTACTTGATCATGGAGTATGCCAGTGGAG GTGAGGTGTTTGATTACCTTGTTGCTCACGGgagaatgaaagagaaagaggcCAGAGCCAAATTTAGACAG ATCGTGTCAGCGGTACAGTACTGCCACCAGAAGTGCATCGTACACAGAGACCTGAAG GCAGAGAATCTACTCCTAGATGCTGACATGAACATCAAGATCGCAGACTTTGGTTTCAGCAATGAGTTCACCATGGGGAACAAGCTGGACACGTTCTGTGGCTCTCCTCCGTACGCCGCCCCGGAGCTGTTCCAGGGGAAGAAATATGACGGCCCCGAGGTGGACGTCTGGAGCCTGGGGGTCATCCTCTACACACTGGTCAGCGGATCTCTGCCTTTCGACGGACAGAACCTAAAG GAGCTGCGCGAACGGGTTCTGCGGGGGAAGTATAGGATTCCCTTCTACATGTCCACAGACTGCGAGAACCTGCTCAAGAAGTTCCTCATTCTCAACCCAACCAAGAGGGGCAGCCTGGAG CAGCAGATCATGAAGGACCGCTGGATGAACGTAGGCCATGAGGACGAGGAGCTGAAGCCCTTCATCGAGCCCCAGCCAGACTACAAGGACCCCAAGAGGACAGGTCAGCACCCCGACCGAGCGGGGGGGTGGAAGAGAG ATATCATGTTGCAGATGGGCTACTCTGCGGAGGAGATCCAGGACTCGCTCGTCAACCAAAAATACAATGACGTCATGGCCACATATCTATTACTGGATTACAGGAACTCTGAG atGGACGAATGCATCAGCCTATCAATGAAACCCCGCCCAGGAAGTGACCTCACAAACAGCAATGCCCAATCCCCTTCTCACAAGGTACAGCGCAGTACCTCATCCAATCAGAAGCCCCGGAGAGCAACAGATGCAG GTTCTTCAGCTTCTAAGCGTTCCCAGGGCGACAACAAGCACACAGCAGAGGATTATGGGAGGAAAGGTTCTGGCACTGGCAGCTCCACTAAAGTCCCTCCCAGTCCCTTAGCTGCAGCAGATCGTAAGAGGAGCACCCCAACCCCCTCCACC AACAGCATCCTGTCCACTGGTACGAGTCGCAGTCGAAACTCGCCAGTCCCTGAGAGAGCCACACTTGGGGTCCAGAACGgaatggacag CCTAACCACCCCAGGGTCCCGCGCGTCCACAGCCTCGGCAGCCGCagttctctcttcctcctcccgccCCCGACACCACAAGTCCCTGTCCACCTCTGCCCATCCCACCCCCTCAGACATCCACGCACACCGGCCCAG CACTGCCCCTCTGAGAGTACCAGTGGCGTCTCCCTCTGCTCACAACGTCAGCAGTTCCACGACGACTGAGCGATCCAACTTCCCCAGAAATGTGGCCACCAGAAGCACTTTCAGTGCTGGGCAGCAGAGGGCGACACGGGACCAGCATGCCTCCACCTACAATGGTCCCCCAGCATCCCCCTCCCTTTCCTATGGGAACAGCCAGGCCCGAAGAGCTGGGGGCACTGGTATCTTCAGCAAGTTCACCTCTAAATTTGTGCGCAG CCCGTATGAGGGAGAGGGTCGAGATGAGGCCAACAG ACCCATGTTGACCACTGCTGAGAAGTTGGAGAAGGGCACCCTGGGCTCTGCAGGAGACGAGAACAAAGACTCCCTGTCCTCCACCTCTACGGTGCCCAGCACCACGACCCCGGGCCTGACCTCCAAGGACAACAAGCCCCGCTCGCTGCGCTTCACCTGGAGCATGAAAACCACCTCCTCCATGGAGCCCAACGAGATGATGAAGGAGATCCGGAAGGTTCTGGACTCCAACAGCTGCGAGTATGAGCTGCGAGAGCGCTAcatgctgctgtgtgtgtctgggaaTCCCGCCCGTGACGACTTTGTCGAGTGGGAGATGGAGGTGTGCAAGCTGCCCCGCCTCTCCCTTAACGGGGTTCGCTTTAAGCGCATTTCTGGCACATCCATCGCCTTCAAGAACATCGCCTCCAAGGTTGCCAATGAGCTCAAACTGTGA
- the LOC109873007 gene encoding serine/threonine-protein kinase MARK2-like isoform X10, translating to MSTRTPLLTIEHSSNQSHSESKAGGRPNMPRCRNSVATTPDEQPHIGNYRLLKTIGKGNFAKVKLARHVLTGKEVAVKIIDKTQLNSSSLQKLFREVRIMKLLNHPNIVKLFEVIETEKTLYLIMEYASGGEVFDYLVAHGRMKEKEARAKFRQIVSAVQYCHQKCIVHRDLKAENLLLDADMNIKIADFGFSNEFTMGNKLDTFCGSPPYAAPELFQGKKYDGPEVDVWSLGVILYTLVSGSLPFDGQNLKELRERVLRGKYRIPFYMSTDCENLLKKFLILNPTKRGSLEQQIMKDRWMNVGHEDEELKPFIEPQPDYKDPKRTGQHPDRAGGWKRDIMLQMGYSAEEIQDSLVNQKYNDVMATYLLLDYRNSEMDECISLSMKPRPGSDLTNSNAQSPSHKVQRSTSSNQKPRRATDAGSSASKRSQGDNKHTAEDYGRKGSGTGSSTKVPPSPLAAADRKRSTPTPSTNSILSTGTSRSRNSPVPERATLGVQNGMDSLTTPGSRASTASAAAVLSSSSRPRHHKSLSTSAHPTPSDIHAHRPSTAPLRVPVASPSAHNVSSSTTTERSNFPRNVATRSTFSAGQQRATRDQHASTYNGPPASPSLSYGNSQARRAGGTGIFSKFTSKFVRRPMLTTAEKLEKGTLGSAGDENKDSLSSTSTVPSTTTPGLTSKDNKPRSLRFTWSMKTTSSMEPNEMMKEIRKVLDSNSCEYELRERYMLLCVSGNPARDDFVEWEMEVCKLPRLSLNGVRFKRISGTSIAFKNIASKVANELKL from the exons ATGTCAACCCGGACGCCATTATTAACAATTGAACATTCGTCAAACCAG TCTCACTCAGAGTCCAAGGCAGGCGGGCGTCCTAATATGCCGCGGTGCCGGAATTCTGTCGCCACGACGCCAGACGAGCAGCCACACATTGGCAACTACCGGCTGCTGAAAACCATCGGCAAGGGCAACTTTGCCAAGGTCAAACTGGCTCGTCATGTCCTCACAGGGAAAGAG GTGGCTGTGAAAATCATAGACAAAACGCAGCTCAACTCTTCCAGTCTCCAAAAG CTGTTTCGTGAAGTGAGGATCATGAAGCTGCTCAATCACCCAAATATCG TTAAGTTATTTGAAGTTATTGAGACAGAGAAGACGCTGTACTTGATCATGGAGTATGCCAGTGGAG GTGAGGTGTTTGATTACCTTGTTGCTCACGGgagaatgaaagagaaagaggcCAGAGCCAAATTTAGACAG ATCGTGTCAGCGGTACAGTACTGCCACCAGAAGTGCATCGTACACAGAGACCTGAAG GCAGAGAATCTACTCCTAGATGCTGACATGAACATCAAGATCGCAGACTTTGGTTTCAGCAATGAGTTCACCATGGGGAACAAGCTGGACACGTTCTGTGGCTCTCCTCCGTACGCCGCCCCGGAGCTGTTCCAGGGGAAGAAATATGACGGCCCCGAGGTGGACGTCTGGAGCCTGGGGGTCATCCTCTACACACTGGTCAGCGGATCTCTGCCTTTCGACGGACAGAACCTAAAG GAGCTGCGCGAACGGGTTCTGCGGGGGAAGTATAGGATTCCCTTCTACATGTCCACAGACTGCGAGAACCTGCTCAAGAAGTTCCTCATTCTCAACCCAACCAAGAGGGGCAGCCTGGAG CAGCAGATCATGAAGGACCGCTGGATGAACGTAGGCCATGAGGACGAGGAGCTGAAGCCCTTCATCGAGCCCCAGCCAGACTACAAGGACCCCAAGAGGACAGGTCAGCACCCCGACCGAGCGGGGGGGTGGAAGAGAG ATATCATGTTGCAGATGGGCTACTCTGCGGAGGAGATCCAGGACTCGCTCGTCAACCAAAAATACAATGACGTCATGGCCACATATCTATTACTGGATTACAGGAACTCTGAG atGGACGAATGCATCAGCCTATCAATGAAACCCCGCCCAGGAAGTGACCTCACAAACAGCAATGCCCAATCCCCTTCTCACAAGGTACAGCGCAGTACCTCATCCAATCAGAAGCCCCGGAGAGCAACAGATGCAG GTTCTTCAGCTTCTAAGCGTTCCCAGGGCGACAACAAGCACACAGCAGAGGATTATGGGAGGAAAGGTTCTGGCACTGGCAGCTCCACTAAAGTCCCTCCCAGTCCCTTAGCTGCAGCAGATCGTAAGAGGAGCACCCCAACCCCCTCCACC AACAGCATCCTGTCCACTGGTACGAGTCGCAGTCGAAACTCGCCAGTCCCTGAGAGAGCCACACTTGGGGTCCAGAACGgaatggacag CCTAACCACCCCAGGGTCCCGCGCGTCCACAGCCTCGGCAGCCGCagttctctcttcctcctcccgccCCCGACACCACAAGTCCCTGTCCACCTCTGCCCATCCCACCCCCTCAGACATCCACGCACACCGGCCCAG CACTGCCCCTCTGAGAGTACCAGTGGCGTCTCCCTCTGCTCACAACGTCAGCAGTTCCACGACGACTGAGCGATCCAACTTCCCCAGAAATGTGGCCACCAGAAGCACTTTCAGTGCTGGGCAGCAGAGGGCGACACGGGACCAGCATGCCTCCACCTACAATGGTCCCCCAGCATCCCCCTCCCTTTCCTATGGGAACAGCCAGGCCCGAAGAGCTGGGGGCACTGGTATCTTCAGCAAGTTCACCTCTAAATTTGTGCGCAG ACCCATGTTGACCACTGCTGAGAAGTTGGAGAAGGGCACCCTGGGCTCTGCAGGAGACGAGAACAAAGACTCCCTGTCCTCCACCTCTACGGTGCCCAGCACCACGACCCCGGGCCTGACCTCCAAGGACAACAAGCCCCGCTCGCTGCGCTTCACCTGGAGCATGAAAACCACCTCCTCCATGGAGCCCAACGAGATGATGAAGGAGATCCGGAAGGTTCTGGACTCCAACAGCTGCGAGTATGAGCTGCGAGAGCGCTAcatgctgctgtgtgtgtctgggaaTCCCGCCCGTGACGACTTTGTCGAGTGGGAGATGGAGGTGTGCAAGCTGCCCCGCCTCTCCCTTAACGGGGTTCGCTTTAAGCGCATTTCTGGCACATCCATCGCCTTCAAGAACATCGCCTCCAAGGTTGCCAATGAGCTCAAACTGTGA